CAAACAGACGTCCAAAAACACCTAGCATTCGAAGAAAACCACCTTTTTTAAGAAACATATCAACTTTTCCAATGGTTTCTGTTTTCCAGAGGAGGGGAAAAGAGACTATCAAGTAGTCACGAGAGCTTTTGGCCTGATGGGGTTCATCTTCTAGCATCTTTGAAGGAATTTTTCCAGAGGTGAGGAGAATTTCTCCAAGTCTAAGAGCGAGGGGAGTCTGTGTTGGTGGTATCCATGATTGGAAGTTTTCTTTTTTAAATAACAGGTGAAATTGGAGTTCACGATCAAAGGTTGCATCCTTCCAGGTGATGACACATTCGATGAGATTATCTATATAGCGGAAATTATAAAGATTCTCTGATGCTATCTTTTGTGGTGAAATACTGTAGGTGCCATGCTTGTAGAGAAGCTGTCCACTCTCTCCAATAACATAGCCTTCGACAAAACCTGGAAGTTTTTCCCAATAGGTTTCTATGATGGTGTGGAGAGAGGGAAGGGTACCTGAAACAACGTAGAAAAAAATAGCATCGTTGAGGTTTTTATCCTGTTTGAAACGGTCCACAATCGAAAAGAAATGATCCTTTTCCTGTTCTATCAGAGCGAAGGTGTTTGTGGCTTCTTTGGCAAGATTTTCCATGTATTGATCACTAACAATGAATTCTCGAATTTTTTTGTAGAAAGCCTCATGCCAGATAAAAAAGGCGTAATGCGAGATTCCACTCTCCACTTGGAGTTCTGTGGTGACAGCAATCACTCCAAAAGATATCATCCATATCAGCACGATAAGCATCATGACTTTGGTCAGGATGGCAAAGCTTCGTTGCATAAATCTTTCCTTTGAGTTTTTTTGAGGATGATTGCTACGGCTTGATTAACATCGATTGTGGATGTATCAATCTTTAAATCAGCGAGCTCTTCATAGAGGGGAGATCTCTCTTTGAGGAGGGTGTGAATTTCCTCTTCGAGGGAGAGGTTGGTGAGAGCCGGGCGGTTTTTGTCTCCACGGATACGTTCAGCAAGAATACTCACAGGTGCGGTGAGATAAACAACAAGATCGGCTGTTCGAATCAGGATCCGATTTTCTGGTCTGAGGACAATCCCTCCGCCGGTAGAGATTACGCCTCTACCTAACATAAGGGCTTCTTTGAGCGCACGACTTTCTCGTAGACGAAATCCAGATTCTCCCTCTTTGTGAAATATTTCCGGGATACTCATACCAGCCTGACTGACTATGAGATGATCCGTATCGATAAAGGGAACGTTCAGAGCTGTAGCGAGGTGTTTTCCTATGGTGGTTTTGCCACTCCCACGGTAGCCTATGAGAACGATTTTCATAACTGGGGTTCTCCTTTAGTAATAAAATAAATAAAAATCTCACCCAGCAAAAGGGAGAACGTAAGGATGAAAAATACTGCATACAACCGGCTGAGAAGATCGGTGCTTCTTGGTTTTTCAGGTGACTGGGGAGGTTTTACAAAACGAAAGACGACCGTATTTTCCGGGATATACCCGTGACGGAGGAGGTACTCATCAATATTTTTTCTCGATTTTTCGGAGAGTAAATCGGCTTGTTCAGTCAGGAGGGCTAACTCTTTTTTGTCTGTTTCATTCTGTAAACGGGAAAGTTTTGCCTTTTCATTTATGAGCTCACTTACCCCACCATTTCCAAAGAAGAAGTTGATGATGATAGTAAAAGCGATAACATTCACTACAAGATAAACGAGTCGTCGCTTCATGGGTACCCCTTTCTCTTTCTTATTATAGTTTCGGAAAAAAGAGAAAGGGGCTTGAGAAATTTGACAAAACTAATGAACAGAGAGGAGACGCTCAATCTGAGATACGTTAAATCCTACTACCACATGATTGTTGATGAGAATAACGGGGACTCCCATCTGTCCAGATCTCCGTACCATATCCTGAGCGGCAGCGGGATCGCGCGATACATCAATCTCCTTGAACTTTAAACGGCGGCTTTGAAAGTATTCCTTGGCTTTTTTGCAGAAAACACACGTTGGCGTGGTGAAAATCACAATCTTGGGTTCCATAAATATCTCCTTATAATATTATTTTATTATAATATATTCATAAAAAATCAAATCGTCAAGTGATGTTGAGTTTTCTTGTATTTCACCGATAATAAAATGAGAAAGTGTATGAGAGTTTTAGTATTTTTGTTTCTTACGTCTTCTTTGTTTGCCTCGTCGTGGACGTTAAAACCTTATTTCATCAGTACGCACAACGAAGTATGGCTTCAGGATCTCCTTGTGGAAAAGCTTCCCACCAATATGCTTGTAACTGATGGAAAATCTTCTTATACAGCAAAGGAGATTGGAATGCTTTTAAGAAAGGTGGGGATGAGGGATTTTATTCTCGTCGGTGAGGAAGTAAATGTTTATAGGGGAGTAAGGCTGATAACTCCGGAAATATGGTTTGACGAGGCTCAAAAGCGTTATGAAGGATGGATCGTGAGTGAAATTGAGTTACCCGAATATTTTGAGGTAAGAGAGGAGACTATAGCAGATGAGGGTATAATCCTTCTCTGTCGGGTGTATCTTGCTGACAGGGTTGAGGAACGAAGGTATACCATTCCCGCAAGAAAGAAAAACATTTCTTCTGGAAATGTTGGGGTGAAGCTGTCTTACCGTTTTGAGAGAGAAGGGGAAAAGGAGGGGTTTCTCGTGTATGAGAAAGGGGGGCTCCGTATTCGTGTGCCGGTGAGAATTCTTCCCACTCAATTGGATGAGATTTTGGTCGAAAATAAAAGTAATCAGCGTGTTTTGCGTTTCAAAAGAGGTGAGATAGAAGGGTTATGAAAAAAGTAGTTTTTCTCCTCGTTGTAAGCATGGCCTGGCTTTGGGCAGAACCTGTGGAGTTAAAGTATATTGTGAGTGTGGAGGGTTTGTCATTTAACCCTTTGATTGGCTATGGGATTGTTATCGGGTTAAAAGGGACGGGTGATAGTGAAGGTGGGTCTCAGACAAAGGAGTTTCTTGCCCGTATAGCGAACCATTTTGGCATTCAGGCAAATATAGAAAAATTTAAACCCAAGAATGCGGCTGTTGTGATGGTGATGGCTGATGTACCACCTTTTGCCCAGACGGGCAACCGTCTCGATGTTCGTGTCGCTTCAGTGTTTGATGCGAAATCCCTTGAGGGTGGAGAGCTGGTGGTCACGCCGCTGCTGGGTGGGGATAATGAGATGTATGCTGTGGCAAGTGGGAAACTCGTTGTGGATAGTTCCTCAAAGAGTGTGAGTGGAACGATTCTCCAGGGGGCTATTGTCCAGAAACCTATCCCTCAGACATGGCTTCAGACAGATAGAAGCGTGATTCTCCATCTGGATCCGAACTATTCGTTTGATGCGATGATGGCGGTGGAAAAAATGCTTCAGAGAGACTTTTCTGATACTGAGTATACGCTGGAAAATTATACGATAAAAATCAAGATTCCTGAAGGGGAACAGCCTTCTCAGTGGTTAGGGCGTCTCCTTGCCAAAAAGGTAGATGTTCCTCAGGTGCCAAGTATTACCATCGATAGCAAAACAGGGATGGTAGTGGCAGGAGGAGATGTTGTGGTTACCGAAGCGGCTGTAGTGTATCAGGGATCACAGATAACGATTGGGAGTGGAGGGTTTTCTTGGGGAGGAAGTTCTTCTTCTCAGAAGGGAAGTGCCCAGGTGCTTCCTGCGTCGACAACGATTCAGGAGCTGGTAACCGGGCTGAATCAACTGGGAATGAGCGCCCAGGATGTGGTAAAGATTCTTCAACTTCTTCACAAGAATGGGAATATCAAAGCAAGACTTCAGGTTTTGTAAAGGCATAGGATAGTGATCCCCCTTCAGAGGGAGGATTGCCTCACGAGGGGATTTTCATGAGATTTTCGAGTTCTCTTATATCCTTAAACCAGTAGTTCTGGTATTCCTGTAAAACATTTGCCCTGTCGGTGGTTTTTAAAAGCAGCTTCACTTGTACCGACAATGTATTGTGGGAGAATGTCTTGGGTTGGCTTTCGCCGTTTTTTTCTTTTTCTTCTTCAAATATCTTTACAAAGCCCTCTATTTTTCTATACCCATCAGCATGCTCTGTTCCCTTTGGATCGACAAAGAGAATGGCATAATCCTTTTCTTTCTTGAACCAGAAGATAAAGTCGGGTTTGAATTTTTCTATTCTATTTGTTTTGGGTTGATAGTAGGGGATATACACTTCGTCAAGGGTTTCATCAATTTTTGAGAAAAACCACCAATCA
This sequence is a window from Thermospira aquatica. Protein-coding genes within it:
- a CDS encoding shikimate kinase, whose protein sequence is MKIVLIGYRGSGKTTIGKHLATALNVPFIDTDHLIVSQAGMSIPEIFHKEGESGFRLRESRALKEALMLGRGVISTGGGIVLRPENRILIRTADLVVYLTAPVSILAERIRGDKNRPALTNLSLEEEIHTLLKERSPLYEELADLKIDTSTIDVNQAVAIILKKTQRKDLCNEALPS
- a CDS encoding FtsB family cell division protein, with protein sequence MKRRLVYLVVNVIAFTIIINFFFGNGGVSELINEKAKLSRLQNETDKKELALLTEQADLLSEKSRKNIDEYLLRHGYIPENTVVFRFVKPPQSPEKPRSTDLLSRLYAVFFILTFSLLLGEIFIYFITKGEPQL
- a CDS encoding glutaredoxin family protein, with the protein product MEPKIVIFTTPTCVFCKKAKEYFQSRRLKFKEIDVSRDPAAAQDMVRRSGQMGVPVILINNHVVVGFNVSQIERLLSVH
- a CDS encoding flagellar basal body P-ring protein FlgI; amino-acid sequence: MKKVVFLLVVSMAWLWAEPVELKYIVSVEGLSFNPLIGYGIVIGLKGTGDSEGGSQTKEFLARIANHFGIQANIEKFKPKNAAVVMVMADVPPFAQTGNRLDVRVASVFDAKSLEGGELVVTPLLGGDNEMYAVASGKLVVDSSSKSVSGTILQGAIVQKPIPQTWLQTDRSVILHLDPNYSFDAMMAVEKMLQRDFSDTEYTLENYTIKIKIPEGEQPSQWLGRLLAKKVDVPQVPSITIDSKTGMVVAGGDVVVTEAAVVYQGSQITIGSGGFSWGGSSSSQKGSAQVLPASTTIQELVTGLNQLGMSAQDVVKILQLLHKNGNIKARLQVL